The Anastrepha ludens isolate Willacy chromosome 2, idAnaLude1.1, whole genome shotgun sequence DNA window TATTATCTGCACTGTAGCCTTTTGGGATTTGATACTTTGGAAACTGTTTATTCGATTCGATTAATTAGTTCCCAGTAGAGcattaaaattatcaaaaaagaaaattaattttgaattaggGGGAAGAACATTTAATTCGTTATGAGTGCTagcatttctttattattagttACTGTGGTTGATAaatttaaccattttttgttgctaaaaattcaataaatgtaTACTATAGTATAATATCAATTAAGAAAATATGCCAAgtgttaaaaataatagaaatagtaGTGGAAAATAATAGATATTAGtccctaaaataaaaataagtggcGCATATTGCATACTATCAAGTTATTTTAGAGCGCCGACCTTGATAAAAGTCTTTTCTTTTCTCAAACATATAAAAGAGTATATATCAAGCCTGCCAATggtttttttgacaattttaaatATGCGTATGCGAAAATATAtgctattttttgatatttgcgcACTTTTGGTAGAACTTCTTATTTGACTTTAACAGGTTTTTATTTTAGATGAGATGAATCCTGATCTATATTACGATGGATGCCAAACCTACAGTTATAAAAACATACACATCATTGCACATTTGACATAACAATTTAGGCCGACTTAGCCCATTCTTTTTGTTAAGCACTGAATTGCCGGTTTTTAATGGATTATTTAAACTGCTAATTATTGGCCCTAAGCTCCAACCGGAGTTAAAggatattattaatatatacaaTCGTTCAAGCTTTAGCTGAAGAAAAcatcttataaaatttattcgaaCTGAAAGCAAAACCTATTCAAGTCAAATAAGTTATTTTCTCAAAAGGGCACTAGGTATATTCATTATGAGTTACTTGGACTATGAGCTAAATCGAAAATTATAGCTTTTATTATATAGTTacttaaaaatcaaaacaaaaaaaagtctgAAACATATACGCGCCTGTATTACTCGTatgtatattgaattttttttacgaaatatcaaaatttctcaTTTAACACAATTTATTTTAAGCTATCTTTTGAATACTCATAATAAGACATTAAATCCCCGTAACTCGTTTTACACCATGTTTGCACTTCCTGTTAAGAGGTATgcttttaatcatttaaaatttttaaccaattaaaataaattatagaatgTGTTGACATcacatagtgttttttttttttcataaaaaccaaTTTGCGTAAATACGAATGGCTTacagtaaatatttatgtatattattttaatgacaaaaaaatcTTAACCTAAAACGAATTGTTCATCTGGTTCATCCACTTCTTCGATATCCTCAACAGCACCTCGTGGCACTTCTATATTTGTATTCTCACCACTGTCGATAGCTGGGCCTTCTTCTACATCATTCACATTAGCATAATTTTcaatctcatcatcatcatcctcaTCGTCGTCATCATTGTCGTCATTTTCATCATCATCCTCCTCACCTTCTTCGAAATCATCTTCACTTTTATCGTCAACATCCATACGCTCCACAAAGTCCTCACCGCCATTGTTCACATCATTTGCATCATCATCctcctcatcatcatcatcatcgtcatcatcatcatcatcatcttcttctTCGTCGTCATCACCCTCAGCATCGACGTCAATCTCCACATTACCAAACTCCTTCGTTTTACCTACAGCATTCgtctcctcctcctcctcctcctcctccttctCTTCATTTATCTCATTTTCATTATCTGGCAAAACATCCGCTAACCCGCTGGGTTGATCCAGTTGCTGCAGTGCATGCTCTGGATGTTTCGACTTCAAGTGTCTAACAATGTTTATCATGTAGTTAAATTTGGCTTCACAGTAGCGACACTGCAGATACATGCCATATGGCAAATGCTTAAATTTGTGAGTTTGCAAATAAACGAGAGATGTGGCATTTACACGTTCTTTACATTCGTTACACTCCTCCAACCAATCGAATATTTTGGTGAAATTGAGCTCATCATGTTTATGCAACGAATGTGCACTGGCGATGTGATCCTGCCACAAGTGCCAATTATCATATTTTATACCACATTGCGGACATTGTATAATGTATGAGCATATCGACGATTCGCAACCGAAACCATATTCCACATCCTTTGTCGCaacagttttattttcatgttgaTCATCATCTATAATCACTGCATTGTCTTCATCCTCTTGATTATCATCATTGGCAGCGTTGTCAGTATCCTTCTTCTCTTTTTCTTCGCACTCCTTATCCACCTCCATACTGACTGTGGCCGGTGAGGGATCAGCCACTTCGTCGCCTCTGCTCTCCACTTGTAGTTCGAGTTGTTCCATTCCATGATTTGGGTGTTTTTGCTTCATGTGCTTAATAATGTTAATCATATAGTAATACCTCACATCACAGTATCGGCAATGGAGATAGGTGCCATAAGGCAAGTGCTTAAACCGGTGTGTTTGCAGATTGATGAAATTTGCGCCTGTAACACGCTCCTTGCATTGAATGCAAATGTGCAAATGATCGTTGATCTTTTTGAATTTGAGTGATGCCATGCTATGCAAAGCATGCACTTTTTCAATGTGCTCGCGCCATGGATGCCATTTTTCGAATTTGATGCCACATTGCGGGCATTGTATAATGTACGGACATTTTTCTTTAGATGTTATCGAAAAGTTCAGGTGTTTTGTAGGACCGGAATTTCCACTGTTGCCTGGCAAGGGACGCGCTAAACTCATGGGTGAGCCCTTTGCTTTGGTGTTGTAGTTGGGTACGCGCTCATTTCCTAACAACGGGCACCTATTGGTTGTACGATTTAGATGcttaaaaaacatttgtttacgTACAAATAGTCCATAGCATTTGGTGCAACAAAAAGATTTGTATGGCAAATGACGGAATTTGTGGGACTGCAGTTGCCCAATCGCACCCTTCGTATGTGTTACTGTGACGCGTTTATAACACTCCAAACAAATGTAGTGGTGCGCGTCTAATTGACGGAAATTCAATCCTTGCCGACTGTTAAGGTCATGTGCCGTGACAATATGCTGACGCCATAGAGCGTGTGTATCAAATGCTTCATTGCATTGCGGGCATCGGTAGGTTATCGATTCGTGATCTACGGCATTGTGGTTAGAAATTACATCCTCAGTCGTCAAAGGTTTGAACACGTTAAATGCTTGCGTGGACGATGGAATGTCATATGAGCTACTTGTATTAAAGCGCATTTGAGGCGACGGTGACATCGATGGGCTGGAATTGCGTGATTCACGTGGATCTACCAAATTGTGACGTATACGTAGATGCGTGATCATATTAGGTTTGTGATTGTAACATGTGCTACAGAGGCGACATTTTATATACAGCTTATACGGCAAGTGACGGAATTTGTGGTCTTGTAGACCTTTCAATTTAGCACTATTTACAATTTCCTTACATTCCACACACTGGAAATGAAATTTATCTATTTGGCTAAAGTTTAATTCGTAACGTCGATCGAAGTAGTGAATATCGTTGATGTGACGACGCCACTCATATTGTGATTTAAATTCTTCACCGCATGCGGGACATAGATAGCAAAAATATTGCTCAATGCTTGGTGCGCCAGCACCTGAATTGGAGTTGGTCTTTACGTCTTCATTTCCAGTAGGTATCAAAAGCAAATCGTCATCGTCATTGTTTTCGCTTTCAATTGTAGACGTCGAATTTTTCATATGATGCTTCAGTTTATGGTCTTGTAATGCGCCTCCAGACTCAAATGTACAATAACATAAAGAGCAGACATGAGCTTGTGAGGGCTTCTTGAAGTCATGTTGTTCTCGAGTATGCTTTTGCAGTGCTTGTGCCGTACTGAAGGTAGAGTAACAATCAGGGCATACATGTCGTTTTGTGGGCATAGCAAAACTGTCATCATTTCTGCCTTCACCGAACAACGGTGATGAATCATTCAACGGGAATACTTCATCATTATTGCCTTCATCCAAAAATTGTATCTCATATATTACACCGTTATGACTAACAATTTCCTTAACTGGTGCCGTACGCGGTGCTCTCACCTGCGATGGAGTTTGTGGTTGTTGGAATGATGATTGTGGTCGTATGTTCTTGCTAGCTGCTGCAGCaatcgctgctgctgctgcggttTTGGGATTAATATGATGAACTTTGCGCAAATGCTTAACTAGACCCTTGCGATCCGTATATGATTTGGTACATATACGACATCTTATGTATGCTTTGTGAGGTAAATGTGTGAAATAATGTTGTTGCGCATTTTGCACGCCGTAGGCATTCGTAATTATTTTGCCGCACAGTCGACATTGCAGTTGATGCTCATTCAAAACTACAAAACATAGTGTCTTTAAATCGGTATAGTGGTGTGCTTTGACAATGTGCTTGCGCCACATTTTCCTTTCGAAAAACTCTTTGCCACACTTTGGACATAAGTAATCTATTTGCGTCTCATAAATATCACGAACATCGCTCTTTCCTTGCTCGTCAGCTAGTGCTTGATCGTCGTCATTGTCATTTAATGGTGCCGAATATGGATCTAACGAGCCACCGTCTTGGCTCTCATCGGCGGCCACATCGCCATACTCATCATTATCAAGACGATGTTGAGTAAGTAAATGCTTTACAATATCTTTGTGGCTATTGAATGTGCGGAAACAAAGCTTACAGCGCACCCATGCTTTACATGGGAGGTGAGAGAATTTGTGTAACTGCAGTTGTTCTATTGATTTATCAGACATAACCTTAAAGTATGagataaacaaaaaagtatagATTGAATTAAAACTTAGTGCGGaaatcaattaatattttaaattattttattccaaatattttaacctTTTACCAtggaaatatacaatatatcgtccccttagtataacaatagcctatgtgctcataggctattatgtttttattgaagttttggattctccatcgtcgattttatatgtggtcaaaattttgtcaaattctagttccacaaagtgggtcaaaacgtcagtcaaaaaataataaatatttacagacataacgagatttgagtgagagctactttcgacaaaaagtttgaaattcattttctcaaaacatcaaaaaatttataggctattttaatactaaggggacgatatataactggcgcttacaccctttttgagtgtttggtcaAGCttctactcctatttgtggcgagcgACTTGACGATggcccacaaatggagggtcctacagtttcaagccgactccgagcgggagatattttttatgagggcttctttcatggcaaaaacacaatcgcaggtttgccattgcctgccgaagggcgaccgctattagaaaaaactttttctttactttgatgtttcacagagattcgaacctacgttctatcCGCATTTGgaatagtaatcacgcaccaacccattcggctacggcggccgcctttaaAACATAATGGAACGTCTAAAaaaaagagtcatcgaaatagttttttcgtaattttttagtAGGAGTATTTTCATGTAGTTCGTTTCAGTCGGGGCCGCATGACATTTCATTAAATAACGGTAATTCACTATGTGCAACTGATACTGCTTAATTCCTAATGAACaacaattaaatataagagGCATTTTTATAAAGTCCTGATCCTGCGTACTTTGACATtcgtttgtttttgtctttgctACTACTATTTCTTATGCAAGAGTTTAATCAAGTAGAGGCTTGGGGAAATACGTTCCACAAATTCAGTTCATGCAAATGAAGTAATGgctcaacaaaaataatatatttcaaaataggACTTGTTTGGTTAAATAGAATTCACTCACCAAAAAATGATttgattttacttaaaatttgcttttctcGAGACACTTAAGTACTTACCTTTTTACATTCCAAACACTCTACAGTGGAATGAATACGCTGTCGAAACCCAAGTCCGGTTATGGTACAAAAATTGTGCATTTCTTGTACGTGTGAGAGCCAATCATTCTTTATCGTAAACTCCGTGCTACAAACCGGGCAAATATATTGTATGTGCTTTTCACATTTTCTCTCATTAATATTGGCATTTTCACTTTGACGTTGATCGGAGACTTGTGAAGAACTTCGACTAAGAGCATCTTCTAAAATTGAGGTGGTAGGAAACTTAGATTTAATTGTGGTTTGTTCAAGCAAATTTTCCCCGTCTTGTTCATCAGGATCAAATGGTTcatttttcacctcaacactGTCGTTTGTGTTTTCAAATATGTCCACTGCATTACCTTTAATATCCCTGATCTCTAATCGTCCCTTTGTCAACGCGGGTGTAGTTGCCCGACTATTGTTATGGCTGCTACTGTTAgagttattttttgcatttcccATCATTGATAATACTTCTTCGCGATGACACAATCGCAAGTGCACAATCAAGTCCtgtctatatttatataaacgaTGACAGAGTTTACATTTTGTACAGCGATGGGGTAAATGTGTAAATTTATGCTTTAGCAAATTCTCCATAGCATGCATGGCAATAGGCTTGCTACATTCTAGACATTTGTGATATAATTTGTCAATTGGTATGAAATTCAAGCCGCGTCGTGTATTGTATTGGTGAACTCCATTTATATGTCCCTTCCAAGCGCTTTGCGAATCAAACTCTGAACCGCAAGCTGGACAAATGTACATTATTGCTATATCATAATTAACAAACGCATCTTGAGGATTctttgagttatatggtttCGATAAACTCGACGACTGACGTTTATCCGCAGTTGGTTctattccaaaattaaaaattgtattatcaTCTTCACCTTCTGCATCTGGTGTAGATGTCATTTGTTGTAAAAGAGATTCAGGCATGATATAGCTATCATCGTGTCCACCATCATCTGCTACTTCTTCAGgctcgtttttaatttttgtttcttttttgctacTGCCATTCGCAGCATCCTCGGCATCATCCGTAGTATACTCGTTTGAGAACATAAAAAGCTggtccattttgttttttggatatttttcatcaacttatatatttttcctaaatATGTGTTTAAATTAAAACCAATATCACCGATTAAAAAACAGTCGTTTTGGATTTTTCATGGCTTTGAGTTTACTCACTTTTGtgtcttttatattttaagctAATTCCCTTCCTTTTTTTCGTCTCCGCCTTTAAAGAGAACCAGCACCCTCcttctttatttttgcaatttctctatttaacatacatttaccAAACACTAAAATCCAAAAATGCATTTAGATTTACCATTATTAATAGCCTTTTAATCTCATGGAGAATTTTACAAACATTTAGAGAACGTCAAGCAAACAAATTTGCGAAACTTTGCTCAAACCtgacaaaaattgaaagaaatttccACCATTTTTCGCTTGGCGGTGTACTGGGGTCGTTTAATCAAAGGCGACGCTAAATTGATTCGGCTGTGAGCTAGTTCAATGCCTACATGTAAAACATTAATAGTGTGGTTACACTTGACTTTTATGTACGTAGCTTAACAAAATTTAGAGAAATCTGTCATATGGGAGACATGTATAAATTATTACTAAAGTCTTATAACAGGTTAACATATAACTAGactatctactttttcgtgcttaactcccaatccgtaattaaaaagcgagattgtGTGTCCAAAATTTCTCTCctgaaatctgagattataaaataatcctatatTATTACCATACTTTTTTctatacaaccctgtgttttctgtgttatagaTAATTAATTTTACGAATATAAAGAGAATCgttaaagtaaaaactaaatagaatggatgccggcaaagaaaacaggtttgtagacataattaaaataaaatgtttgttaggtattattaattatacattcatataacagaaaaaagcgtgtgttatatatatataattggcgcgtacaccctttttgggtgtttggccgagctcctcctcctatttgtggtgtgcgtcttgatgttgttccacaaatggagagacctatagtttcaagccgatacaaaacggcagataattttatgagaagcttttgcacggcagaaatacactcggagtttttgttctaaagagtgaagtgaaatgaaatgctTTGTACCAAATTGTACAggataaattaagaaataatttaataatagtttaaatatattcttatttatagaaaaatcttCAGCTCCCGAATTTGAGAATTCATTGAATTCTGTCAAAGCTTTAATAATTGTGGCACAAAATGCAGAACGGGTTTTCACGCACTTTACAAAGAAAGtcccattattttgaaaatatgtatgggAAGTAAGGAAGGAACCCCGTTACAACAGAGCAGGAGAGTATGCCACACCACACATTATATGGAACATAAAGCGGAGTGAAAGTATAAACCCTTGAGATCTTTAATTTATAGATttgaaaattagatttaaaaaaggatatttaaaaatattgattaataatAAGTTGTAGTTAATTTTTCTTACACTAATCATTAACATTATTAAGATCTTCTCCGAGACAAAGGGCATCGGAAGGACATGAGATGAGAGTGCAGATATTCAAATCAACGGTACAATGAAGATATTTAAAAGATACGAAGCAGAAGATTTACTGGTGACGATAAAAATAAGATTCAAATATGACTAGATTACCTACTTACTTTTCCCAGCTTAGTTAAATCAAACACACTTAAATATTCCAGCAAATAAatttctgtgaaaaaaaaaccttttgttaattttacagctgatctgccatatgtgaacgggtagattaattttgtagatttattgctaattactgcatatgtgaacgtacttttaggcACTAAAATTTAGACGAACTGGACTTATGGTGAACAATAGCGATCAGTATTAGAAACGAATGTTTGCGGATTACTCAATCTCATCCATTAAATTTTGAGCTTCCCATAGTTGAAACCGACAAACCATTGCGGTAATCGGACACAAAAATCCAATGTAATTCCGTTCCATTTCATATCAAACAATCCAAATACGTATGAAACTATTTCTGCTACTATATTTCTATGTTAACAATCATCTCTTTTGGATGCTGTGCATGCAACTCTGATGTTTGTTTATCTTATTTCTTGCTATTCCATTCTCTTTCATAAATTACATTACCGTATTTGGACATAATTAACTGTTATATctgtttacatacaaataaagcaacttatatatttacttattccatatagaagaattcCATACACATCATTTGGAGTAATGGAGCAAATagcatacataaaattaaaaagcatcATAAATTAAACACGATGGTCAAATTATGGGCAACCCTGCTTATGTTACATTTAAAACAAACCAACAACTCGACTGCATTCGTTAGCACATTTCTGgcaaaatttttcaactttgtgACCTTCTCCAAAAGTGTGCTACAACGCCAACTTCTTTTTGTCTGCCCAATGTATTTAAATGGAGAGAAAACCAAACCTACCAACGATAGTTGCAACACCAAACAAATTAGTCTTTGGATTCCTAGTGAATTAGTTGGTGGCTGTCACACAGTTGGGAGCGGTTACGCTTGCATCGTTTTGAACCGCACACTGCAAGCGCCAccacaaacaataaaacaagtATGGCAAAATGGTAAATATtatgcaattaaaaataattatttttgttaatatgcacaaatatattttcacagCACAAATTCGTTGCTTAATAGACGGCGGTGCCAACCATTGGCGCGAATTTCTACAAAAGCATTGTGCcctcgaaaaattaaaagaccccGAATACATAACAGGTGATTTCGACTCAATAACAGAGGAAACTCGTAAATATTTCAGTGCACCTAACACTAAATATCAACACACACCTGACCAGAATGAAACTGATTTTACAAAAGCTCTTCGGTTTTTACAACCGCTTATGAAAGCACAGAATCTTCACGAAGTTATTGCATTGCAAGAGAATACGGGCCGTCTCGATCAAATCAtggcaaatataaatacattattCAAATTACAAAGCGATACTCTAAATGTATATCTCCTGAGTAGTGCTTGTTTGAGTTGGCTACTTCTGCCTGGAAAGCATACAATTGTAGTACCGAAAGAACTAGTAGCCTGCCATCGTTGGTGCGCTTTGATGCCGATTGGAAGTAGGGCCAATATGGTTACTACTAGAGGATTAAAGTGGAATTTATGTATGTCtactttaattatttaaaatgtatatacgatttatttgtattatcatttaacAGCACAATCCCCGCTGGAGTTTGGTTATATGGTTAGCACATCGAATACTTATGAAGCAGAAGAGGTCTATGTAGAAACAGATAGCAGTTTAGTGTGGTCCATGGGATTATGGACACAAAAAGATTAACAAGAAGTGTAATTACAAATGAGGAACTGTACAAAATGTTTACTTAATAtgcaaattattataattatctaTATATTGACGGTGATTCTGGTATTCGTTCCATCTCATTTTCTGGCGAATTTGATCAAGTGCGTACAAATTCATGCGTCCGAACAATTCTCCATAGTTTTcttattcgaaatttttcattGTAGGTATACCAGTAAATATTAGTCAAAGGGAAATAGGATGAAGTCGCAAACTTGTCAACGGTCGCGAACTTGTCAACGCAAAATTTGTGTTCCTCATAGGTCTCCTGCGGACCTATTGCTATGTAAATGCATGCTTTAATGGCTttattcttatatatatatatacatacttaaatattttacttaaatacaaTGTGATTCCTTGGTACCATATTTATATCTGACCAAGAATTCTCATTCCATCAGTGTTcccaaatatgtatgtttgtttatgttgttataaaaacaacaacgactAATAACTGTCAATGCAGAATCATTACTCAAACATAAATGGGTGTTTTCCACTATTCTAATAACACCCAGATGGAAACTTTTCTGTGGGCGGAGCGATCTTTGGAACAATTATTAATTCTGCTGTCATcctttttaaagtaattttaattGTTCTCAATGGAGTAATTTACTGGTTGttacagcataaacatttcccatacatatacgcggaatgctgctaaagtggcagtccttggcggGATATAAATCGGGGTCCTTTTATCCACTCaaacaattaagaaaaatctGAAGAATctgttttattaagaaaaaagtaatttatttgagaattcttaattttcaaaatacatatgtacatgctaaATTCTTAAGCAAAGtatctacataaatatatatgcctGGGCTATTCgactttcaaaacttaaaatgttTCGCACTTTATCATACGTTTCATTCGTGCGTGAGCCTGCTTCAAATGTACCagcaatttcatattatttgcgATGGTAGCATTCGTGTTATTACTGGCATTGTTATTGCTAATATTGTTATATGTGCCCCCACTTCGTAGCCCATTCGGACGCACGCTACACGCCTGCGCACGATGTAAAcgcaatttttcttttgtcgTGAAATACTTTCTGCAATCTTCGCACGCATAGAGCTCTGCCGTGAACTCGGTATTATCGAAAGTACTGTGTTTGCTAGGCATATTATCTTTATAATCATGACATTCTTGTAGATGATGCATCATTTTCGGTTTACTGGATTTTGTTTTCGAGCAAAGTTTGCATTTTAAATAAGCTTGGAATGGCATATGCATGAAGCGATGACGCTGGAGTTCGGCGTACTTGGAGGTGTGCTGCACATCCATGCAGTCGAGACAAAGATAGGACTGTTGATTTTCTAGCAATTGAAAATTCGTTTGAATTGCATTTTCAATGTTGTGCTCGTTGAAAACATGCGTGCGCCAACTAGATTGCTCATTGAATTCACAGCCACATTCAGGACAGAGATAGCGAATGTACGCTTCCAGTAGTGCTTTCTTGCTGGATTTATCGATTACAGGGAGCTTGGACATTTTGTCCTCCATGTTGGCTGTGGGAGGTAATTTTGTAAGCTTTGACGATGTTTCCGACTCGCTTAATTTTAAACGTTTTCGTGGCGGCGTTCTAACAAAGTTGTGCTGCGCTAATGTTTCATTATTCTCGTCCACTGTATTTATTTCAATGCATATTACTTGCTCTTCGTCAACTGTATTTTCTTGTTTCAAATTTTCACCTTTAACTTTAGATCTGCTATCGATGTTTAGTTTAGAAGGGTATGGTTGTGATTCCTCTTCAATTGACTCGAATACGTCAGCGCATAATTCTTCAAAGTCGTCTTCTGTGGCTGACTCAGTGGGAGTagcaacatattttttatctatCATATTGTAGTCTTTAATGATCCGGACATTACTTCGTCGGTTTACAGTAGTGGGCAATCCACTACTTCTCTGCTCTTGTTGCTTAGCAGCGAGTCGAGCCTTTTCACTGGCATATGTTTGCTTCTTCAGTGGTCTCCCGCGCTTATTGTCGTTGGTTGCATCCATCTCCTCGCTGCTATCCGTTACTCTATACCGTCTCAATATTGCATCCAGCTCAGTGTTCAGACGATCATTTATCTTTGCTCCCCACTCTATAGGTTTCCTTACAAATGGCTTGGCTTCGTTGAAATGTCGCGGATGTGCATAAATGAAATGTCGAAATATTTCCGATTTGAAAGACTTCTTTACCATACAGAAGGCGCATTTAAAGTATAAACGGAAGGGCAGATGTGTGAAGCGATGTCGCTGCAATTTTGGATGTTCATTGGTATACAAAAGTTTGCGGCATTGCAAACAGTAATGGTTGCGGGAACCCGAGATGCGATGCATTCGCAAATCATTAGAAGTGGACTGATGCGAGTTCAAATGCTTGAGCCACTGTTCGAACCTCTCCACAGTCTTCCCGCATTGCGGGCAAATAAAACGTAAGTAAAATTCAGGATTTAGACGTGGATCGCGAAGTAGTTTCTGTTCCGCCGTTGGGATTGCATTGGTGGTGGTCTCACTTTCGACTTGTCGCATTTTTTCTGCCATAATAATTTGCCGGCTGTGGAATCGATAGAGGTGTTCGCAGAGTGCACGTTTCCGAGTAAATCCGCCTTTGCAGTGGCGACAACGATAGGTTCGGTTAAATGGCAAGTGTAAAAAACGATGATATTGGAGTAGTGCAATGGCCTGATTGGCATTAGCCACCCATTTATGACATACTTGACATTCATGGAAGCTCTCACTGATCTCTTTAAAGTCAAAATCTGCTGGCGTTTTATGTATGTAGTCATGTTCCTCATTTAAATGGCGACGCCAATCCTGTTGCGATTCGAATTCAACTCCACATTCAGGGCACACAAAGGTCATGTGCGACT harbors:
- the LOC128870242 gene encoding thiamin pyrophosphokinase 1, translating into MVKLWATLLMLHLKQTNNSTAFVSTFLAKFFNFVTFSKSVLQRQLLFVCPMYLNGEKTKPTNDSCNTKQISLWIPSELVGGCHTVGSGYACIVLNRTLQAPPQTIKQVWQNAQIRCLIDGGANHWREFLQKHCALEKLKDPEYITGDFDSITEETRKYFSAPNTKYQHTPDQNETDFTKALRFLQPLMKAQNLHEVIALQENTGRLDQIMANINTLFKLQSDTLNVYLLSSACLSWLLLPGKHTIVVPKELVACHRWCALMPIGSRANMVTTRGLKWNLSQSPLEFGYMVSTSNTYEAEEVYVETDSSLVWSMGLWTQKD
- the LOC128870236 gene encoding zinc finger protein 808 — translated: MSSPYASSGNSGHNDFANPRLESHMTFVCPECGVEFESQQDWRRHLNEEHDYIHKTPADFDFKEISESFHECQVCHKWVANANQAIALLQYHRFLHLPFNRTYRCRHCKGGFTRKRALCEHLYRFHSRQIIMAEKMRQVESETTTNAIPTAEQKLLRDPRLNPEFYLRFICPQCGKTVERFEQWLKHLNSHQSTSNDLRMHRISGSRNHYCLQCRKLLYTNEHPKLQRHRFTHLPFRLYFKCAFCMVKKSFKSEIFRHFIYAHPRHFNEAKPFVRKPIEWGAKINDRLNTELDAILRRYRVTDSSEEMDATNDNKRGRPLKKQTYASEKARLAAKQQEQRSSGLPTTVNRRSNVRIIKDYNMIDKKYVATPTESATEDDFEELCADVFESIEEESQPYPSKLNIDSRSKVKGENLKQENTVDEEQVICIEINTVDENNETLAQHNFVRTPPRKRLKLSESETSSKLTKLPPTANMEDKMSKLPVIDKSSKKALLEAYIRYLCPECGCEFNEQSSWRTHVFNEHNIENAIQTNFQLLENQQSYLCLDCMDVQHTSKYAELQRHRFMHMPFQAYLKCKLCSKTKSSKPKMMHHLQECHDYKDNMPSKHSTFDNTEFTAELYACEDCRKYFTTKEKLRLHRAQACSVRPNGLRSGGTYNNISNNNASNNTNATIANNMKLLVHLKQAHARMKRMIKCETF